CGGCTTCGATGTGGTGCTTTCCGGCATCGATACCACTGAAGCTCTCGTGGTAGCAGGCCAAAAAAGAAGGCTTGGCCGACAGGTGTGGGCCATCCCTTATGATTACAAGGGTGCCTGTGAGGGTGCAGATGCAGTCTGTCTGGGGGTGCCTTATTTCAATTGGGGGCCGGCCTATGCCAGGACTGTTCGCGCTGTTCGCGACGGCACCTGGAAACCGTCATGGGATTGGAACGGACCTGATTGGCAGGATATCAACAGCGAAGACAGCAGCGCGGTTGGCTTCGAGGTCGGGCCCGCCATTTCTCCGGAGACAGCGCGCCATCTAGAGGAGTTCATCCAGGGGCTGGCTGCGAAGAAGATTAGACTCTTTCAGGGGCCGCTCTTCTATCAGGATGGCAGCGTGTTTCTCAAACCGGGTGAGGTTGCCATTGATAGACAGATCTGGTACATGCCGCAGCTGCTGCAGGGCATGGAAGGGGCGAGCAGCGCTAAGTAGTCATGCGCATCGAATTTAGAAATATCCACAAGCACTATGGTGCAGTGCGGGCGAACCAGGACATCAATCTCGTTCTGGAGCCCGGGCGGATCTATGGTCTGCTGGGAGAAAACGGCGCTGGAAAGAGCACCCTGATGCGGTTGCTTGCCGGTCACAGTCAACCTACGGAGGGACAGATCTTTTTTGACGGCAAAGGCTTCGCAGCACTCAACCCTGCCCAGGCACTTGCTCTCGGGGTAGGCATGCTGCATCAAGATCCTCTTGATTTTCCAGCCCTCAGAGTTTGGGAAAACTTCCAGCTGGGAGCGAGAAAACACCGGGGCAAGAGTGCCTGTATCCGACGTTTAGATGAACTTGCAAGCCGGTTTCATTTTCAGTTGGCACCGGAGAAAACCGTTGGCCGGCTTACAGTGGGTGAACGTCAGCAGTTGGAATTGCTGCGCTTGCTGGATCTGGGCGTAGGAGTGCTCATTCTTGACGAACCAACAACTGGCATCAGTCCCGGCCAGAAGCGCAAACTTTTCGAGGCCATTCAGCAGCTGGTGGGAGAACAGGGAAAGACTGTGGTCTTCGTCACCCACAAACTTGCCGAGGCGGAAGCCTTGTGCCAGGAAATCATTGTACTGCGTCATGGCAGGTTGGTGGCCAAAGTTGCACCGCCATACAACTCCAGGGAGATCTTGAGTTTCATGTTCGGTGCAGGGCATACAGGCGATAAGCCAGGCCGGATGCCCTCGAGGCCCGCTGATGATCTTCTGGTGCAGATGGAGGACGTTCAGGTGGCGGACGGCAGTTATGCACTTTCGGATCTCTCCCTGAGGATCAGAAAGGGCGAAATTATCGGTCTCGCGGGGCTGGAAGGCAGCGGCCAGGAATTGTTTCTGCGTGGTCTTGCCGGCCTGGCCCGAGTGGCCAAGGGCAGACTGACTTTCAATGGTGAAGACCTGCAAGGGCGGCCCTATCTGAGATTTCGGCGTGCAGGTGTGCATTTCTTGCCGGCAGCACGGCTTGAACAGGGCTTGTTTCCTGAACTGAGTCTGCGGGATCACTTCTCACTGGCTCTACCCGGGCAAAGCGGATCCGAAGAGGAGCTCTGTCAGGAGGGCATAAAGAAGTTCAGCATCCGAGCCCGGCCATCCACCTGTGCGCGGGCCCTTTCTGGCGGCAACCAGCAGCGTCTCCTGCTGGCACTCATTCCCGAGAACGCCAGCTTGCTGCTCATGGAGCATCCCACAAGGGGGCTCGACGTGGAATCTGGCCAGCAGGTGTGGCAGCACCTGATGGCCAGATGTCGACGAAACGCAGCTGTGGTATTTTCTTCAGCGGACTTTGAAGAACTCAAAGCGTACAGTCATAGAATTCTGGTTTTCTACAATAGAAGGATGGTGGCTGACCAACCAAGTCAGTCTCTCGACATGGAGACGATAGGACGAATGATGGCTGGTCATCCAGGGGCGGTATAGATAATGCGGACTTTCCGGGGTGTTGCTTACCGTACTGGCCAGGTCTTTGCCCCTGTTGTTCTTGCGGTCATCGTCACCTCGATCTTACTTGCCGTATCAGGTGCGCCGCCTTTGCAAACTCTGGCAATACTGCTGCAGGGAGGAATCGGTTCTGCAGCAAAGCTTGCCCTGTCTGCCAGTGTGTGGGTGCCACTCACTCTGTGCTCCTCTGCTCTATTGTTCACCTTTGCTGCTGGACTCTGGAACATTGGAGTTGAAGGACAGATCATCCTTGGGGCGATTATGGCCACTGGCTTTCTGCGGCTGTTTCCCGAGGGAGGCAGTGTTCTGTGGATTGGCGGCGCACTGCTGGCGGGAATGCTCGGCGGTGCCTTCTGGGCGCTGCTGTCTGGCTTGCTGCGAACCTGGGGCAGGGTTCACGAGATATTCTCTGGCCTGGGCCTCAATTTTGTTGCCCTTGGACTGACCCTTTATCTCATATTCGGTCCCTGGAAGCGTCCTGGAATAGCCTCCATGAGCGGCACAGAACCTATTGCCCCCTCGTTCTGGCTGGCCAGTTATCTCAATCTTCCCTGCAGCCCGGTCAGTTTGCTGCTGGCCCTGGTTTGTCTGGCAGTGGTTGCGGTGCTCCTGGGGCGGACCAGGTGGGGGCTCAGGTTGAAGGCAGTTGGGCAGAACCCGAATGCTGCCTTGCTGGTGGGGTTGGAGCCGAACCGGCGCATTCTGGAAGCCATGGCTGTGTGCGGCGCCGTTGCAGGGCTGGCAGGAGCACTGCAGGTTGTGGGGGTATATCATCGTCTATTGCCTGCCATTTCCAGTCAATACGGCTATACAGCCCTGCTGGTGGCCATGCTGGCTTCTTACCGCGTCGGCCTCATTCCCATAATCTGCTTCTTTTTTGCGGTACTCACCGTGGGCTCGATTCAGCTGCCTCTCCAGTTGCAACTCGACTCGTCGCTGAGTGGCGTGATCCAGGGGTGCCTGGTGCTGGCATTTTTCCTGGTTCAGGGTATAGAGGCAAAGCTGAGGATGCAATGGGGCAGGTCATGACAGATGCTCTAGCTCATGCGTTGGCCGGTATTCTGGTGGCAGGTGTTCCCCTGGTGCTGGCTACTCTTGGTGAGACATTGACTGAAAGGGCCGGGGTCATAAACCTGTCCCTTGACGGCACGATCCTCCTGGCAGCCATGAGCGCTTTTGCAGTTTCCTTCAGCAGCAACAATGCCTGGCTGGGCCTGACAGCTGCCGTAGGCGTTGGCTGTCTTGCAGCTGCAGTGCTGGCCGTGGTTTCTTTGCTTTTCAACCGCTCTCAGCTCGCCATCGGCTTTATCCTTACTCTGCTCTGGCGTGATCTCGCCTATTTCCTTGGTCACCCTTACGCCAGACAGCAGGGTGCTCAGCTGCCAGTCTGGACCATTGCCGGCATCAAGGATCTTCCTTTTCTGGGGGTGGTGCTTGGTCAGCAAACTCCGGTGGTCTACTTCAGCCTCTTTCTCATTCCCTTTTCCTGGTGGTGGCTTTGCCGGACGCGAGCGGGCCTCCGTTTGCGGGCAGTGGGCGAAGACCCCAGGGCTGCCTATGTGAGAGGCATCTGGGTGGTGGGGACCCGCATATTGTATACTCTGCTGGGAGGAGCCCTGGTGGGATTGGCAGGGGGAGCGTATTCTCTGGCGGTGAAACCGGGTTGGGGTCGGCCCCAGGGTGCTGAGGGAGCCGGCTGGATTGCTCTTGCCATTGTGATTTTCGGCGGCTGGCATCCTTTACGAGCTGCTTTCGGGGCATATCTTTTTGCCGCACTCCAGGTGGTCAGCATCCAGCTGCAGGACGCCTTTCCAGCAATTCCTGCTCCCATATTCCAGGTGGCCCCTTTCCCGGTTATGATTCTCACCTTGCTCCTGGTAAACATAGGTGATATTGGCTGGCTCCATGATCTGTCCCTGCGCCAGCCATGGCTGAGGAGATGGCTGCAGCGGCTGCAGGTCAGGGCGCCGGCTGCTCTCGGCCAAGATTTCCAGCCAGAGGAAGACAGTTAGAAGGGGGGGATTGTCCGGCCAATGAGCAGATGGCACATTTGGCTTGCTTTCTGCATTCTGTTTTTCTAAAAGGGAGCTGCTTGCCAGGTGGATGTTTACTGAATCACCCCTTGCTGTGGTTCATGAAACGTCCAGCTGGAGTCGCTCAATTCAACAGTCACTGATCAGGAGGAAATTTTCATGCGGGTTCTCATCTGCGATGGGCTCCATCCCGAGGGGGTTAAAATCTTCCAGCAAAGCAACAGCATCGACGTGGAAGTGCACGATCGGATCGATGCCGGTGAGCTGTACGACCGCATTGGCGAATTCGATGGTGTGGTGGTCAGGAGCGCCAGCAAGATAGACAGGTCTGTGCTCGAACGAGCTTTGCGCTTGCGGGTGGTCGGTCGGGCTGGCATTGGCGTCGACAACATTGACATTGACGCGGCAACCGAACGGGGAGTTCTGGTGATGAACACACCGGGCGCCAATGCCATGGCCGCGGCTGAGCACACCATGGCGCTGATGCTGGCGGTCTCGCGCCACATACCGCAGGCAAACCAGTCTATCAGGGAAGGAAAGTGGGAGAAGAAAAAATTCGTCGGCACTGAGCTGCACAACCATGTGCTGGGAATCATCGGTCTGGGGCGGATCGGAGCAATCGTGGCCCACAGGGCCCAGTGTATGAAGATGAGAGTGCTGGCCTATGATCCCTATATTTCCAGCGACGTGGCCGCCAAACTTGGCGTGGAGATGGTGCCTCTCGACGAGCTATTCCGTCAGGCCGACTACGTCAGCCTCCATGCGCCGCTCACCAAGGAAACCGCCAATTTGATCGACCGTGATGCTTTCGAAAGGATGAAGCCCGGTGTGCGCATCATCAACTGTGCCCGCGGAGGACTGCTGGACGAAGAGGCGCTCTATGAAGCTCTCGAGAAAGGCAAAGTAGCTGGTGCAGCTCTGGACGTATTTTCCCAGGAGCCGCCCATAGACAACCCCCTTCTCAGACTGCCGCAGGTGGTGGCTACCCCGCATCTGGGCGCCTCCAGTGCTCAGGCCCAGATAAACGTGGCACGGGCGATTGCTGGACAGATAGTGGACTATTTGACCAACGGCATCATAATGAATGCCGTGAACGTCCCCTCGGTGAGCCCGAAAATGATCGAGCAGATAAGGCCTTACATGGTGCTGGCCGAGCGACTCGGGGCCTTTGTTTCCCAGTATTTCCGGGGCAATGTTCGCCGCATGCGCGTCGGCTACAGCGGTGATCTTGGCGACCTCGAACTGGCCCCGGTAACCAATGCAGCCCAGAAGGGCTTTCTCGAACGAGCACTGGCCGAACAGGTCAATCTGGTGAATGCACCTGTACTCATGCGAAACCGCGGCATAGAAGTGGAGGTGGCCACAACCTCTGAAGTGAGGGGCTACACTGGTTTGATTACCGTGAAGGTGGTTACTGATAGAGGGGAATTTCAGGTGGCGGGCACGGTATTTCCCGAGCCACAGTGCCGCATTGTGCAGATCGACGAATACCGGGTGGAAGCGCCTCTCGAGGGACACATGCTTCTCATTACCAATTATGACCGACCTGGCGTCATCGGTTTCATTGGCAC
This is a stretch of genomic DNA from Deltaproteobacteria bacterium. It encodes these proteins:
- a CDS encoding ABC transporter permease — protein: MRTFRGVAYRTGQVFAPVVLAVIVTSILLAVSGAPPLQTLAILLQGGIGSAAKLALSASVWVPLTLCSSALLFTFAAGLWNIGVEGQIILGAIMATGFLRLFPEGGSVLWIGGALLAGMLGGAFWALLSGLLRTWGRVHEIFSGLGLNFVALGLTLYLIFGPWKRPGIASMSGTEPIAPSFWLASYLNLPCSPVSLLLALVCLAVVAVLLGRTRWGLRLKAVGQNPNAALLVGLEPNRRILEAMAVCGAVAGLAGALQVVGVYHRLLPAISSQYGYTALLVAMLASYRVGLIPIICFFFAVLTVGSIQLPLQLQLDSSLSGVIQGCLVLAFFLVQGIEAKLRMQWGRS
- a CDS encoding ATP-binding cassette domain-containing protein, with translation MRIEFRNIHKHYGAVRANQDINLVLEPGRIYGLLGENGAGKSTLMRLLAGHSQPTEGQIFFDGKGFAALNPAQALALGVGMLHQDPLDFPALRVWENFQLGARKHRGKSACIRRLDELASRFHFQLAPEKTVGRLTVGERQQLELLRLLDLGVGVLILDEPTTGISPGQKRKLFEAIQQLVGEQGKTVVFVTHKLAEAEALCQEIIVLRHGRLVAKVAPPYNSREILSFMFGAGHTGDKPGRMPSRPADDLLVQMEDVQVADGSYALSDLSLRIRKGEIIGLAGLEGSGQELFLRGLAGLARVAKGRLTFNGEDLQGRPYLRFRRAGVHFLPAARLEQGLFPELSLRDHFSLALPGQSGSEEELCQEGIKKFSIRARPSTCARALSGGNQQRLLLALIPENASLLLMEHPTRGLDVESGQQVWQHLMARCRRNAAVVFSSADFEELKAYSHRILVFYNRRMVADQPSQSLDMETIGRMMAGHPGAV
- a CDS encoding phosphoglycerate dehydrogenase, with translation MRVLICDGLHPEGVKIFQQSNSIDVEVHDRIDAGELYDRIGEFDGVVVRSASKIDRSVLERALRLRVVGRAGIGVDNIDIDAATERGVLVMNTPGANAMAAAEHTMALMLAVSRHIPQANQSIREGKWEKKKFVGTELHNHVLGIIGLGRIGAIVAHRAQCMKMRVLAYDPYISSDVAAKLGVEMVPLDELFRQADYVSLHAPLTKETANLIDRDAFERMKPGVRIINCARGGLLDEEALYEALEKGKVAGAALDVFSQEPPIDNPLLRLPQVVATPHLGASSAQAQINVARAIAGQIVDYLTNGIIMNAVNVPSVSPKMIEQIRPYMVLAERLGAFVSQYFRGNVRRMRVGYSGDLGDLELAPVTNAAQKGFLERALAEQVNLVNAPVLMRNRGIEVEVATTSEVRGYTGLITVKVVTDRGEFQVAGTVFPEPQCRIVQIDEYRVEAPLEGHMLLITNYDRPGVIGFIGTTLGNHQVNIADMHLSRVRSKGTAICLVTVDGTVPPAAFQALRDFENIIQVVFIDI
- a CDS encoding ABC transporter permease, producing MTDALAHALAGILVAGVPLVLATLGETLTERAGVINLSLDGTILLAAMSAFAVSFSSNNAWLGLTAAVGVGCLAAAVLAVVSLLFNRSQLAIGFILTLLWRDLAYFLGHPYARQQGAQLPVWTIAGIKDLPFLGVVLGQQTPVVYFSLFLIPFSWWWLCRTRAGLRLRAVGEDPRAAYVRGIWVVGTRILYTLLGGALVGLAGGAYSLAVKPGWGRPQGAEGAGWIALAIVIFGGWHPLRAAFGAYLFAALQVVSIQLQDAFPAIPAPIFQVAPFPVMILTLLLVNIGDIGWLHDLSLRQPWLRRWLQRLQVRAPAALGQDFQPEEDS